GCTACCAGACTTCCGTCAGGAGTGGTCACCATGTCAATCATGTCGTATGGCTTTGACAAATCTTTCTCCAATACAATCATAGAGAATGAAGAAGTACCTGCCGACACATTTCCTGTACGTTGTTTGACTGCATTGGTTGCCACCATTCCGGTACCTGCGTCTCCTTCCGGCGGACAAACCGGTATTCCTGCCTTCAAATGACCCGATGCATCGAGCATTTTACTTCCTTCCGGAGTGAGGACACCGGCATTTTCACCTGCCGACAATACTTTAGGCAGAATATCTTCCAGCTTCCAGCTATATTCTTTCGGAGCAATCAGATTATCGAACTTAGCCACCATTTCAGCCGAATAGTTATGGGTTGTCGGATCGATAGGGAGCATACCCGATGCGTCACCGATACCCAATACCTTTTCGCCAGTTAGCTGCCAATGCACATAACCTGCAAGGGTTGTCAGGAATTTGATGTCTTTGACATGTGCTTCATTGTCCAGGATAGCCTGATACAAATGTGAAATGCTCCATCTCAGAGGAATGTTGTAGACAAATAGTTCGGACAAGGCTGCCGCTGCTCGACCTGTATTCGTGTTTCTCCAAGTACGGAATGGCACGAGTATTTCTTCTTTCTCATTGAACGGCATATAACCGTGCATCATGGCACTGACACCGATAGCTGCCAGGTTCTCGATTTCCACGTCACCGTATAAGTTCTTAATATTGGAACGAAGGTCGGCATAGCAATCTTGCAAACCTGACCAGATGGCTTCAATGCTATAAGTCCAAAGCCCGTCTACCAACTGGTTCTCCCATGTGTGGCTGCCTTGAGCGATTGGTTTGTTTTCCTGGTCAATCAAAACTGCTTTTATTCGTGTTGAACCGAGTTCTATACCCAGAATGGCTTTGCCTGTCTCGATTGTTGATTTTGCATCTAATTTCATGTTGAAATCAATATTTTAAGGTTTAGCAAAGCGCCTTATTCAGCATGTAATACACCTCGTTCATGCGCAGTTCTTTCTTGAAGCAACTGATAGTAGTATCTTTGTTGATATGTACCATTTCGATGCCTGCAATTTCCGCATAATCTTCCCAGTATTCGGCTGTCAGGTCGTAAGAGAAGCAAGAGTGGTGAGTACCACCTGCCAGAATCCATGCACCTGCACCTACTTCAAGGTTAGGCATCGGAATCCAAAGAGCGGAAGCAACCGGCAACTTAGGCAGCGGTTTCGGCTCAATACATTCTACGTCGTTTACAATCAGACGGAAACGGTTGCCCATATCTACTATCGTAGCGGTGCAGCCTGTACCTATTTTTGAGGTAAATACAAGACGTGCAGTCTGGCTCTTACGAATACCAATACCGAGGAAGTGTACTTCCAGACGAGGTTTGTTGGCAGCGATAAGCGGGCAGATTTCCAACATGTGTGATTGCAGGATAGAACTGTTGGCGCCGTCGAAGTTCAGTGTATAATCTTCAAGGAATGAGCAGCCTTTCGGAAGTCCTTGGTTCATTACCCATACAGTACGGTAAAGAGCGGCTGATTTCCAATCGCCTTCGGCACCGAATCCGTAGCCTTCCGCCATCAGGCGTTGGGAAGCTAATCCCGGAATCTGGTCAAAACCATTGTGTTCGATGTCGCCCAAATCGTCGAAGTTGGTAGTGAATCCTTTAGCGCCTTTAGCTTTCAGAATGGCACGGATGGCAAGTTCTGCTTTAGCGGCATTCCATACTTTCTGATAAGCTTCGGTCGATTTGTCTTCTAAAGAAGCATCGTGATCGTATTCCTGGAAGTAGGTAGCTACCAATGTATCTACATCTTCATTCTTGATTTCTTTGTGATATTCCATCAGTTCGCTTACCGGACAGTAGTCTACGTGATAACCCATGCGTTGTTCAGCTTCCACTTTGTCACCATCGGTTACGGCTACATTGTTCATCTGGTCACCAAAGCGGATAATCAGCATATCCTGAGAATCTGCCCAACCAGCGCAAACGCGCATCCAAACGGCAATCTTATGCTGTGTTTCTTCTTCTTTCCAGTAACCTACCACTACTTTGCGGCGGATACGCATACGGGTACAGATGTGTCCGAATTCACGGTCGCCGTGGGCAGACTGGTTAAGGTTCATGAAATCCATGTCCATTGTATCCCAGGGGATTTCCTTGTTGAACTGAGTGTGCAGGTGCAGCAACGGTTTCTTCAGTTGTTGCAAGCCATGAATCCACATTTTGGCAGGAGAGAAAGTATGCATCCAAGTGATGACACCGATACATTTATCATCGTTATTTGCAGCTTTGAAAACAGTTTCCACCTCTTTGGAAGAGTTTGCCGTTCCTTTATATACCACTTTTACAGGAAGTTTGCCGGATTCATTCAGTCCGTTTACCATTTCATTAGAGTGTGCGTCTACTGCGATTACTGCGTCACCTCCGTACAAGAGCTGTGCTCCTGTTACGAACCATACTTCATATTGGTCAAATGCGTTCATATCTTTATTCAATTTTAAGTTGTTAATCTTTCATTATTTATTGTCCGTAATAAGCGTTCGGACCATGTTTGCGGCTGAAATGTTTTTCCACCAGCAGCGGGTTCATTGTCAAGTTCGGATTGACGGCATAAGCAATGCTTGCCATCTTGGCTACCTGCTCCATCACTACAGCATTGTGCACTGCATCATGGGCGTCTTTCCCCCAGGAGAAAGGACCGTGGTTCTTCACCAGAACTCCCGGCGTATGTACGGGATTCAATCCTTCGAAACGTTTCACAATCACATTTCCGGTTTCTAGTTCGTAGGCACCTTTCACTTCCGCTTCCGTCATGTCTGCCGTGCAGGGGATGGCGTCATGGAAATAATCAGCATGGGTCGTTCCGATATTCGGAATGTCACAACCGGCCTGTGCCCAAGCTGTCGCATAAGTAGAGTGGGTGTGTACCACTCCGCCGATTTCCGGGAATGCTTTGTAGAGTACTACATGAGTGGGAGTATCTGAGGAAGGCTTCAGCCGTCCTTCGACGACTTTGCCTTCTAAATCCACTACTACCATATCTTCTGCTTTCATATCATCATAACTTACACCACTGGGCTTGATTACTACCAGCCCGCTTTCACGGTCGATGGCAGAAACATTTCCCCAGGTAAAGATGACTAATCCATGCTTTACCAATTCGAGGTTGGCATGAAACACTTTTTCTTTCAGTTCTTCCAGCATATTGATTATAATTTAAATTTCGGGTCTTTGTGGTAAACTTTGCTGTTAAACTTATACAAGGCTGCACCGCGCTTGGACCCCAGTTTATCTATTTTGTCCGTCTTTTCTACATAGTCCATTCCTGCAACACGCTTGCGGAAATTCCGCTTGTCCATTTCCTCACCGTAGATGGCTTCATATAGGCTTTGCAATTGGGACAAAGTGAAGAGCTTCGGCAATAAATTGAAACCGATTGGCTCGGAAGATGCTTTCTGTTTCATTAACTCCCGTGCTTGTGCCACCATTTCGGGATGGTCGAAAATCAGTTGGGGGAGTTCATTGATATTCACCCAGTAAGCATTGTGTTTCTTTACCAGTTTCCGGTCGTATTCATTGATGTTGATGAGCGCATAGTATGCAACGGAGATTACCCGTTCTCCCGGGTCGCGGTCAACTGCCCCGAAGGTTCCCACCTGTTCCATATACACGTTTTCCAATCCTGTAAGCTCCGCTAGTACACGTTTGGCAGCATCGTCCACGCTTTCATTGTTTTGCACGAACCCTCCCATCAATGACCATTCACCCATTGCCGGTTCAAAATTTCTTTTCAACAACAGCAGGTTTAATTCGCCTTCGTTAAAACCGAAGATAATACAGTCGATACCAAGATAGAAGGTAGGATTCGAGCTATAATAGCTATTCATTATTTTGTTAATATGAGTTTCTATTTAATTACCAGAAATACCAGTAGAATGCACCTGTGATAGCCAGGATAATAATTGTATGGATAATATCCCAGTAATTCCAGCTTGCACGTGTAGCCGCTTTTTGTTCTTTGGTAGCCGTACCGAATACCAGTCCTTGGATTTTTTCGGTCGTCGGGGCTTCTGTTGCCAAGCTGACTACAATTACTACGATGATACAGAACAGGAACATCCATCCGCAGAAGAACAACCAGTTCATATCGTAGAACAAATATTTGAATGTAGAGTCTGCTACTTCGCTGGCATTACTGTAATATACTTTAGCCCCCAAACGGGTTAAACCAATCACCATACCCGAAATCAATCCCCACATACCACCTTGGGCGGAAGTACGTTTCCAGCAGATACCCAATAAAAAAGCTGCGGCAATACCCGGAGCCAGTACAGACTGAACATCCTGCAAATATGTGTAAAGTACATCGCCAACGCTACGCATGATGGGAATCCAAAGAATACCCAAAATTACGATAACAACCGTTGCAATCTGACCGATACCTACCAGTTTCTTTTCTGGCGTTTCCGGTCTGAAACGCTTGTAGAAGTCGATTGTAAACAACATGGCAGATGAGTTAAACAAAGAAGCCAAAGAACTCATCAGAGCGGCAAGAATACCACATACTACCAAACCTTTCACACCGGCAGGAAGTAATTTAGCTACTAATGTCGGGAAAGCTGCATCGGCATTTGCATTGCCGTTCGCGAGCATCGGAAGGAAACCTTCACCACCGGCACCGATATATTTCTGATGTAAAGCAAAAGCAATCATACCCGGAATCAGGAACAGAAATACAGGCAACAGTTTCAGGTAAGCGCCGAAGATAG
The Bacteroides caecimuris DNA segment above includes these coding regions:
- a CDS encoding xylulokinase, translating into MKLDAKSTIETGKAILGIELGSTRIKAVLIDQENKPIAQGSHTWENQLVDGLWTYSIEAIWSGLQDCYADLRSNIKNLYGDVEIENLAAIGVSAMMHGYMPFNEKEEILVPFRTWRNTNTGRAAAALSELFVYNIPLRWSISHLYQAILDNEAHVKDIKFLTTLAGYVHWQLTGEKVLGIGDASGMLPIDPTTHNYSAEMVAKFDNLIAPKEYSWKLEDILPKVLSAGENAGVLTPEGSKMLDASGHLKAGIPVCPPEGDAGTGMVATNAVKQRTGNVSAGTSSFSMIVLEKDLSKPYDMIDMVTTPDGSLVAMVHCNNCTSDLNAWVNLFKEYQELLGIPVNMDEIYSKLYNIALTGDADCGGLLSYNYISGEPVTGIADGRPLFVRSANDKFCLANFMRTHLYASVGVLKIGNDILFNEEKVKVDRITGHGGLFKTKGVGQRVLAAAINSPISVMETAGEGGAWGIALLGSYLVNNEKKQSLADFLDENVFVGDAGVEISPVPEDVAGFNAYIENYKAGLPIEEAAAKFK
- the araA gene encoding L-arabinose isomerase, with protein sequence MNAFDQYEVWFVTGAQLLYGGDAVIAVDAHSNEMVNGLNESGKLPVKVVYKGTANSSKEVETVFKAANNDDKCIGVITWMHTFSPAKMWIHGLQQLKKPLLHLHTQFNKEIPWDTMDMDFMNLNQSAHGDREFGHICTRMRIRRKVVVGYWKEEETQHKIAVWMRVCAGWADSQDMLIIRFGDQMNNVAVTDGDKVEAEQRMGYHVDYCPVSELMEYHKEIKNEDVDTLVATYFQEYDHDASLEDKSTEAYQKVWNAAKAELAIRAILKAKGAKGFTTNFDDLGDIEHNGFDQIPGLASQRLMAEGYGFGAEGDWKSAALYRTVWVMNQGLPKGCSFLEDYTLNFDGANSSILQSHMLEICPLIAANKPRLEVHFLGIGIRKSQTARLVFTSKIGTGCTATIVDMGNRFRLIVNDVECIEPKPLPKLPVASALWIPMPNLEVGAGAWILAGGTHHSCFSYDLTAEYWEDYAEIAGIEMVHINKDTTISCFKKELRMNEVYYMLNKALC
- a CDS encoding L-ribulose-5-phosphate 4-epimerase, which translates into the protein MLEELKEKVFHANLELVKHGLVIFTWGNVSAIDRESGLVVIKPSGVSYDDMKAEDMVVVDLEGKVVEGRLKPSSDTPTHVVLYKAFPEIGGVVHTHSTYATAWAQAGCDIPNIGTTHADYFHDAIPCTADMTEAEVKGAYELETGNVIVKRFEGLNPVHTPGVLVKNHGPFSWGKDAHDAVHNAVVMEQVAKMASIAYAVNPNLTMNPLLVEKHFSRKHGPNAYYGQ
- a CDS encoding NUDIX hydrolase; the protein is MNSYYSSNPTFYLGIDCIIFGFNEGELNLLLLKRNFEPAMGEWSLMGGFVQNNESVDDAAKRVLAELTGLENVYMEQVGTFGAVDRDPGERVISVAYYALININEYDRKLVKKHNAYWVNINELPQLIFDHPEMVAQARELMKQKASSEPIGFNLLPKLFTLSQLQSLYEAIYGEEMDKRNFRKRVAGMDYVEKTDKIDKLGSKRGAALYKFNSKVYHKDPKFKL
- a CDS encoding sodium:solute symporter, with the translated sequence MEALDWVVIGVFFLALIGIIVWVVKQKQNDSADYFLGGRDATWIAIGASIFASNIGSEHLIGLAGAGASSGMAMAHWEIQGWMILILGWVFVPFYTRSMVYTMPEFLERRYNPQSRTILSVISLVSYVLTKVAVTVYAGGLVFQQVFGIKELWGIDFFWIAAIGLVLLTALYTIFGGMKSVLYTSVLQTPILLLGSLIILVLGFKELGGWNEMMRVCGAVTVNDYGDTMTNLIRSNDDANFPWLGALIGSAIIGFWYWCTDQFIVQRVLSGKNETEARRGTIFGAYLKLLPVFLFLIPGMIAFALHQKYIGAGGEGFLPMLANGNANADAAFPTLVAKLLPAGVKGLVVCGILAALMSSLASLFNSSAMLFTIDFYKRFRPETPEKKLVGIGQIATVVIVILGILWIPIMRSVGDVLYTYLQDVQSVLAPGIAAAFLLGICWKRTSAQGGMWGLISGMVIGLTRLGAKVYYSNASEVADSTFKYLFYDMNWLFFCGWMFLFCIIVVIVVSLATEAPTTEKIQGLVFGTATKEQKAATRASWNYWDIIHTIIILAITGAFYWYFW